CAATCATGTCCCAAAGAGGAAGGTTAATTGCAATGATACTGCTGCATCAGTGAAACGATGTatttagaaaatacatttttggcaGCTGTTTATTCAGACCCAATGCATCCGATTCTGCTGGAGGATAATCAGCTAACTTAAAGGAAAAAAACTCTGTTTGAAGTAGTAGTTGAACAGGTTGCAAAACTGCCAGGAGCAAAGTGAATTTGGTCTTGCTCACACATCTTAACCCTCATCAAGAGtgttggaaaacaccaatattatgtcgccaacacttcataaattcaggtgcaagagtCGCAGAGATGAAAAAAAAACCACTGCCAGTTGtccgtttgaaaggccataataaatgcctCCCCAGCAATGTGAGTCATGgtataagaaagaaaaaaactcaCAATGTGAGAATAAAACCATTGTAGCAGTCATATTAATCATCATATTTATTGGTTTGATACTAATATTAGGTAAACGTCTCTGTTGCAGGTGATTACCAATTATGGAATTTTTCTAAAAGGCCCTCCATGAGACGAACCAATACTTACCATCCACCAAAGGAAAAGTTTGACATGAAATCCACATTTCAAGATCATTTTCATTACTTGCCAATTAAATCAACACCATCCTGTAAACCGCTACAAGTGTATAGGGGGTCTGTAGCACCCTTAAACTATACAACAAATTATAGAATAGATTATGTGCCATACCACATAGAAAGAATACAAATACAGAAGAAGGAAAAGTATAATCCCAACCAAGACCCATTTGATTGCCTAACTACTAACCACCAAGACTATAAAGGTTTACCAGGAAAAGCAGCAACATCATTAAAACCCAGATACTGCCTAACAGACTCAGAAATACCTTTCAGTAGCCTGACTGAATTTCAGGACAAATACCAAATTTGGTCACTGTCACCACGTTTTAAAAAGAAGTCCCTTGCATACAAGAAGCCGTCAGATAAAATGGACTTTATTTCAACTACTCAAAATGACTACATACCACACATTCTTCAGCCACAACTCTCATGCAAGCCAGTCCAACAATACTACAAATGTTCTAAATATTTTGAAGCAAGATCAACCATGAGTCAAGACTTCAAACCATGGCAGTGCAAGAGGGCTTCTCCTATAAAGCCTCAGTTAAATCTTGGCCTTCCAGTAGGCTCTTTTGAGGACACAACAACTGCTAGACATGACTATGTCCCTTACCCCCTGAGTCCCATTGTGTCTTTTAAACCAGTTAACAAAAGATGTATGCCATTGACACCTATGGACGCGCAAACTATTTACAGTCTCAGCTACACCCCAAAACCAGTTCAGATTTGTCCTGCTTCTTATAAAAATCTTCCAGGGTATGTTTACCTAAAGACAGACTCACTTGGACACAAGCAATACAAATTAcagtcagaaaaataaaaaataagcttGTATTAATAATGCAGAAGCAGTCCTACTATCTGCAGAAGGTTCTCCACAGGAAAATAGCTTTATGTCACCCAGAGAATTGGACGCTATAGCATAAGTACGGCTGAAATAAACTTTCTTCTACCAGCCAAAATCCTTGTTTTTCCTGGAGATCGGTTACTAGCTTTAGGCTTCTCTTACACTCACATGAACAACATAGAGAAACAAATTGTTGCTGTTGCCATATGTTAGTCATTGCTCTAATGTAGAATAATGCCAGCCAAATCTCTCAGATTTAACAATAACCCTTTCCTATACATAGTTTTCACTTTAGTAACATTTAGCAAAACAGTAAATGTTTTTATCTAAAATTTCTGTAGCTTCATAAAGCACTGGGCCAACTCTGAACCTATCCTCTGCTTCCAACAGCCACAGCTATAAGCTGCTTTTTTTGTAGAcctccttttttaatttttgtaaatgtatgaaaacattataaaaccgatacaaatttgatatccctgtgattgtacagggccaaagaatgaagtaggcattttatttggggcgcacagtgaaagctgtaaaatccatgcccacacgaatacggcgcaaatgcttttatcactattttcactgcatttgcaatttttgttcccacttcccagtacacggcatggaatattaaataatatcactatgaagtgcaatttgttacacagaaaacaagccatcacagagctctttatgtgtaaaaataaaaaagttatggatttttgaaggtagggagtgaaaaatgaaaatgcaaaaattaaaaagggccttggcgtgaaggggttaaaaactgctAATTTTTGCTTGTCTTTTtcccatctgcttctttggtaatttatctcactttttccttttgttaaattgtttttttttcagatctcttttggagacatttgttacaaatgtctcaaaaatgttgcacaaatgtcttaagtcacttttttccattttctaagttttcctggAGTttcttgcgccaaaaaaagttgcaaattttagacaatttgaaatgacaaatgtcatttgcgacatttaacaCTTTTGCAATAGAAGGTAAATTTGTcttactgaagaaaaacaaatgtccggggtatatttcaaaatgtccccaaaaggtcgcaaaaattgcaatgcgccaaaatgtctcaaaaaagacagaaaatcaggaagaaaaataaagataaataacccccattgagtCACTTTGGTGCGTCGGCACCagttttcacgcaacagaaatcggttgggggggggggggagtggccgtcggacaacccgatggattcggaaaaactgcagagtttaaaaaagaatttgtgttgcaagatcagcacttacatgcaccggaatgaagaaggtgaactccggtggacctcggcgcagcagcgacacctggtggatatctgacgcacggaccttagtgaatcccggcagacccgaatcagcgtcggagaacacgctactggatcgcgactggaccaggtaagtaaatctgccccaatgtgttattttgctatcctaagtatatttaagaatcttgtcttcatgggaataccccttcaaagtGTTTTCTAGGATTAAGagaatacaattttaaaatacaaCTAAAAGGTTTGTTATATCCTCACCTGACTTTTTGTATTCTCGATTCTTGGCTGCTAGAGTTCCAGTTGCAACTATACTTTACTTGAGCTCTGGTACAGCATTCAGTCCTTGTACGTGACCAAGAAGTTACATTATAATTTAGGTAGTTTTGTTTTAatcacacttttaaatgtttgatttaaaaaaaatatcatgaAAGGTTATTTTGAGATTTACTTCTGCTCTTTTTGCCCCTGTTGTCTAATACAGTCATATTACATGTGTTTGTAAAGTGTGAGAACAGAATTGAATAAAGTATGAATTCCAGTTAGTGACCATTATCTCCAATGAGCAGAGAAATCTGTCAGTGGTATATTTCTATTGTGCTTTTTCACTCTCTTAGGTTTCATACTCTGCAGCCAAGGAGGTTTGGTTATCAATTAATCTCTGGGCCACCCTGCTCTTATTAGTATAAAATATTCAGCATGCTGTAGCACTTTCTATTACTTTGCCAGTAACACTTGATATGTCATAGTACACATTGACTTTTTTGAAAACCAATCTTGGAAGGGTAATATGTCTCTAAATGCATTCACTGTTTATACCTTATTCCCTCTGCATTATTAGTAATTTCCAGGTCAGGAAATATCCCACTAAATGCATGTAAAGTGTGCATTCCTGAGTGGATATTGACTCTACAATGTCCAATTACAGGCTTGTTGTCTAATCTCATTGCACACAGTTTATTTAACTAGTGTCTTGAGTGTGGTGTTGATGCATCTGGAACCAATCTGAACATTTAAGAGACTCATGTACCACATTCTGAATACTACtcataggggtcatttatcttttctcttttttctcttatatttgcaacCTTTTTGGCATATTTGCGCCAAAGTTCCACTTTCCTAGCAAAGTTAGATGCACAATGGGGTACATTAATCATAGGCTGACGCTATAATGGTGACCCTGCCCCCCGCACGTGCAAGATCTATCATGAGGCTCCTGCCCTCTTCTACACCAGGTCTGAAACAGTGTAGAAATGCGCCCATAGCCTTGACCTGCACAGGTATATGCCCGGCACTGCCCTCTACCCACCCATCCAGTGTAGAGAGCAGAGAAGCCACTCGGCGCCAGGATTTGCTAATCAATCTCAACTTGTATGTCAAGTACAAAACTCAGGActcaaacaattttttttgttgcacctgaACTGCTGATATGTGGAAAtattaaaaagtcacaattctgcTGCAAATCActataaaatggtgtcattttggGGCAAATAAACTAAAGTCCAAAGCAGGCGTAGGTAAAAGTTTAGGAAGGGATTACAtaagaatttgtgacttttttgtgactttttaactccttaaggatgcagccagtttatagcttgaggctcagcccgattttttggattctgacttgtgtcgctttatgtggttataacttttgaacactgttacttatcaaagcaattctgagattgttttttccccacatgttgtacttaattttagtggtaaatgttggctgataagttttgtgtctATTTACAAAAATTTTCGAAATCATTTgctaaatcattgtgttttcaggccgatagatttaccacctaaataactagGTGGTATACtttgtcttctttacattttcataattttgaaatgtctggataatttattttgatgtcactcggcttacaaatcgaatattgattttccatattttcagaattgactattttggggatatatacagttttgaatgacattttacatatttaacatcaaatccctcctatataatcaacccattttcaaatcagaaacagcttttaggaagattgttaaccccttgagatcttcatagtaattacatcaaaatttaggtgaaatttagaatggtcaaattttgtcggttatatgtacatttagccctaaaatttacacatttccaaaagtagtacagagaccacccacatgtggccgttacttgttttatgggggcacagtttTCTCAATGGCCccttgttatctttattttatgggtcagtacaattacagtgataccatacttgaatattttttatcacgttttactaaatttgccaaataaaaccctaatgtggggtaaaatatataatttttgcattgccgtcttccaattggtgtaacattttcacttttttggctatggagctggttgatagcttgttttttgtgggacatgttgtactttgcaacattaTCATTCtgtagtacatatgttttttgatcactttttattgcttttgttgtgggattcaataggtaaaaatcataatttttagctgatctttaacatttttttttaacagtgttCATCGTGCAAGTTCaataattattaattttattctacaggttgttacagacacgatgatgctatatatgtggggtttgtgttatgatttagacttttttgtgtcatatgtctctttatatgttatggggattatgggcatttttattgatttgttgttttattttttattgaataatttttaaaaaacttttttttactatttccaccatgggacatgaacaagctatcatctgattgcttgttcatgataatactctgtaatactgatgtattgcagggtattagctgtgtcaggctaTGAACATGCATAGGATGACAATGTGGCTTTAAGATGTCATCTGCCGGCAGGCAGCCCTGGGATCCTGATCGAAGTTACTATGGTATCCAGTCTCTGAACATCTTCTCTCACCACATTGTTAGATTGCTCTTGGCAGCCTGCATAACATTCCATATGTTCCCTAGTGAACAGCAAAAGTGAGAGCACAGAGCCCTTAATTCAGTCACTGCCCCAAAGTCTTGTGACAATAAGGCAGGGGGATCCCATAAGCTACCGGAGGTTTCTGATTGGGCAAACGTGGTGCTGCAGTGATCCTCCAGCCACAGTATGCCCACGGTCCTGCACAAGACCCTCATTGTTTGCTCCCTCAAGTACTGCCCCGCTAGCCCAAGCCCTATTGCAGCCTGCAAACCGTGCCACAGTGTGCTGCTGTTGCCACCCACACTGATGCTGCAGCAAAGGATCCCAGTGCTGTCGTCAGGCCATGCCCACACAAGATCCCTGTCCTGGTGACCTAGTGCGCTGAGCTGAGGGGAAGGGACATGCCATGTGCTAGAGAAGCCGCAGTGTCAGGTGGAGCTGTAGGTGCCACTGTGCCAGAGGTCCCGCTGTGATGGGGGGCGCTAAAGGGGCTGCTGCGTCCTGGTGGAGATGCGGTTGCTGCTGTgtcaggaggagctggaggtGCCGCCGTGCCAGGGCTTTGGTTCAGGCCAGAGGTTTCAGATTCTGGAGGTAGTGTGATCCTCATCTGTTGGGCGGAATCCCCATGTCTTCAGTTGCATAGCCAGGATCTTTGGCCACTTGGGTGAGATTAGGTGGGTCCTCAGAAGATTGGGTGCAATGGTGGGTTCATGGTCGATCAGACGGAATGGTGAGGGCTCAATTAGCAGGTCCTTGATTGGTGGGTTTCCGGACTCCTGGTATCTAGAGCCTCAGAGCTGATGCGCAGGGAAGCCTCCAAAAACGTGCTTCTGCTGGGCATTCTCCAGGCACAGGGCATCAATCCTCCATCACATCGATCTCTGGGCCCGATTGGCGCTGGGGTGAATAAGCCACGGGTCATGTTAAAGCTGGGGTGGATAGGAAGGGAAACAGGGgtgaaaaaaggggaaaaagggGGGAAAGTGCCAGAGCACAGAATACAGGCAGCCACCTATCGTGGCGCCATCTATACAGTTTTATATGTAGAGAGGGCTTATTGAGCATTTATACtgatttattagtttatttttttactttaaaacattatttttacTTGTTGTTTTACATTTGTATTAGCTCCATACGATTGCTTGATCATCAttataccctgcaatactaaCGGTAAAATCCATTTCTTCAAgcaggcctatcacattccctaactgcattgTCTGGCAATGTAAGATTGATATGCTGGGTAAATGAAACATTAAACACTTCTCAATGGGCTATGCATGTAAAATGTGGATCGGTCCCTGCCCCcacagggctcacaatctaatcaccctaccagaatgttttggagtgtagaggactcggaggaaacccacacaaacatggagagaacatacaaagtctttgctgatgttgaccatgagacttgaacccatggcccacagcgctgcaaggctgtaatgctaaccactaagccaccgtgctgcccccatgtactggGTCAGGTAGCATAACAGCATTTTGTGGCTAATCTTTATTCCCACCAATAGATCAGGATCTTTTATaacatctcattattattattattattattactattattaataagatAGCATAGCTCTCCTGgcaaaaacaatatatacagagggtaaagaaagtattcaggcccctttaaatttttgactCTTTGTTCCATTGCAGCCAATTTTtaagatcaaaaaaattatttattttattgctcattaatgtacactttgcacccTATCTTGATGTGagttgtgaggtcttatatagaatgGTGTGTGCCCTGATCTtgatgtgagctgtgaggtcttatatagaatgtgtgtgttttttctaatcaagtccaatcattttacttaaacacagctggactccaatgaaggaaaaGAACCTTctcaaggaagatcagaaggtaatggacagcatgtgagttaaatgagTGTCACATCAAAtcgtctaaatacttatgaccatgtaatattttagtttttcttgttgaaTAAATTAGCAAGAATAtccacttttcagtttttttctgtcaagatggggagcctGTACCTGCTATAATATATTTCTTATAA
The DNA window shown above is from Engystomops pustulosus chromosome 1, aEngPut4.maternal, whole genome shotgun sequence and carries:
- the SAXO1 gene encoding stabilizer of axonemal microtubules 1 isoform X1, producing MKCICQICICGLTIAIIPWRVTTKLNTLSNYLRHQHSKGHHCPRRASGLYDKHVKCNMISEYTDKYLAHHHQPKDSYKPKDVYQKSPIEMECVSTFRSDYVPHMAFHRKPKLCSKYETNKECMDMNTIYKQDYRPHPLRPSVAYRPHQYRQPCRDKMDVISTYQGDYQLWNFSKRPSMRRTNTYHPPKEKFDMKSTFQDHFHYLPIKSTPSCKPLQVYRGSVAPLNYTTNYRIDYVPYHIERIQIQKKEKYNPNQDPFDCLTTNHQDYKGLPGKAATSLKPRYCLTDSEIPFSSLTEFQDKYQIWSLSPRFKKKSLAYKKPSDKMDFISTTQNDYIPHILQPQLSCKPVQQYYKCSKYFEARSTMSQDFKPWQCKRASPIKPQLNLGLPVGSFEDTTTARHDYVPYPLSPIVSFKPVNKRCMPLTPMDAQTIYSLSYTPKPVQICPASYKNLPGYVYLKTDSLGHKQYKLQSEK
- the SAXO1 gene encoding stabilizer of axonemal microtubules 1 isoform X2; this encodes MKCICQICICGGHHCPRRASGLYDKHVKCNMISEYTDKYLAHHHQPKDSYKPKDVYQKSPIEMECVSTFRSDYVPHMAFHRKPKLCSKYETNKECMDMNTIYKQDYRPHPLRPSVAYRPHQYRQPCRDKMDVISTYQGDYQLWNFSKRPSMRRTNTYHPPKEKFDMKSTFQDHFHYLPIKSTPSCKPLQVYRGSVAPLNYTTNYRIDYVPYHIERIQIQKKEKYNPNQDPFDCLTTNHQDYKGLPGKAATSLKPRYCLTDSEIPFSSLTEFQDKYQIWSLSPRFKKKSLAYKKPSDKMDFISTTQNDYIPHILQPQLSCKPVQQYYKCSKYFEARSTMSQDFKPWQCKRASPIKPQLNLGLPVGSFEDTTTARHDYVPYPLSPIVSFKPVNKRCMPLTPMDAQTIYSLSYTPKPVQICPASYKNLPGYVYLKTDSLGHKQYKLQSEK